A window from Micromonospora profundi encodes these proteins:
- a CDS encoding class I SAM-dependent methyltransferase: MSVAEAFDAVAGTYDEARRRLVPCFDAFYGTAVQVAAPPLRAALAAGRTPEVLDLGAGTGLLSLLLAAAVPGVRLTLVDAAPAMLSRAADQLRARAVPHRTVRADLADELPAGRYDAVVSALAIHHLDDDGKRGLYRRAAAALAPGGVFVNAEQVAGPTPALDRRYDEVWTARITELGSSPDEIAAARERMRHDRPATVADQCRWLEEAGLVDVDCFFKEWRFAVFGGRAR, translated from the coding sequence ATGAGTGTGGCAGAAGCGTTCGACGCGGTGGCCGGCACCTACGACGAGGCGCGCCGCAGGCTGGTGCCCTGCTTCGATGCCTTCTACGGCACCGCCGTCCAGGTGGCCGCGCCACCATTGCGCGCCGCGCTGGCCGCCGGCCGTACCCCAGAGGTGTTGGACCTGGGCGCCGGCACCGGCCTGCTCTCGCTCCTGCTCGCCGCCGCGGTGCCGGGAGTGCGGCTGACCCTGGTGGACGCCGCGCCGGCAATGCTGTCCCGCGCCGCCGACCAGTTGCGCGCCCGCGCAGTGCCGCACCGGACCGTCCGGGCCGACCTGGCCGACGAACTGCCGGCCGGACGGTACGACGCCGTGGTCAGCGCGCTGGCGATCCACCACCTGGACGACGACGGCAAGCGCGGGCTCTACCGGCGGGCTGCCGCCGCGCTGGCACCCGGCGGGGTCTTCGTCAACGCCGAGCAGGTGGCCGGGCCGACCCCCGCCCTGGACCGGCGCTACGACGAGGTGTGGACGGCGCGGATCACCGAGCTGGGCTCGTCTCCCGACGAGATCGCCGCCGCCCGGGAGCGGATGCGGCACGACCGGCCCGCCACCGTCGCCGACCAGTGCCGGTGGCTCGAAGAGGCGGGTCTGGTCGACGTCGACTGTTTCTTCAAGGAGTGGCGCTTCGCTGTGTTCGGCGGCCGGGCCCGGTGA
- a CDS encoding DUF6364 family protein, protein MVIPLGSLIGMTAKVTLSFTDETIEDARRFAKREGLSLSAWMDQAAREKALREVFTAHAAAVGRASLDLESAALADAREAGMVNDLLADGRPRAA, encoded by the coding sequence ATGGTCATACCGCTGGGTAGTCTCATCGGCATGACTGCCAAGGTGACGTTGTCGTTCACGGACGAGACAATCGAGGACGCTCGACGCTTCGCCAAGCGTGAAGGGCTGTCGCTCTCGGCGTGGATGGACCAGGCCGCCCGGGAAAAGGCGCTGCGCGAGGTCTTCACCGCGCACGCCGCCGCAGTGGGCCGCGCCAGCCTCGACCTGGAGTCCGCAGCCCTCGCCGACGCCCGCGAGGCAGGCATGGTCAACGACCTCCTCGCCGACGGACGGCCGCGTGCTGCGTAG
- a CDS encoding MFS transporter: MSTLTSTAVTAGAPAATATRHRLDDWRPEDPEFWRTTGAPIARRNLWVSIFAEHVGFSVWSLWSVTVLFLGPEYGIDPAGKFLLTAVPAALGAVLRLPYTLAVARFGGRRWTIISALLLLVPTVPMAVLLEPGVSYGTLMVLACLTGVGGGNFASSMANINLFYPSRLKGRALGLNAGGGNLGVPAVQLVGLAVLATAGAAYPRLVPAVYLPLIVLAALAAARWLDTVPGARNEPGALREAARDPHTWVMSLLYVGTFGSFIGFGFAFGQVLQLQFAERFPTPVDAAWLTFLGPLVGSLIRPLGGHLADRLGGARVTFWNFVAMAAGASTVLYAARERSFGLYLTGFIALFVFSGIGNGSTYKMIPAIFRARAADAVVAGRDPEAAARWARRMTGSLIGIAGAVGASGGVLVNISFRQSFLGSGNADAAYLVFIGWYALCFAVTWVVYRRPRAGQLAGV; the protein is encoded by the coding sequence GTGAGCACGCTCACCAGCACCGCAGTCACCGCCGGCGCACCGGCCGCCACCGCGACCCGGCACCGGCTCGACGACTGGAGACCCGAGGACCCCGAATTCTGGCGGACCACTGGCGCGCCGATCGCCCGACGGAACCTCTGGGTGTCGATCTTCGCCGAGCACGTCGGTTTCTCCGTGTGGAGCCTCTGGTCGGTGACAGTGCTCTTCCTCGGCCCCGAGTACGGCATCGACCCGGCCGGCAAGTTCCTGCTCACCGCCGTACCCGCCGCGCTGGGCGCGGTGCTCCGGCTTCCGTACACGCTGGCGGTTGCCCGCTTCGGCGGCCGGCGCTGGACGATCATCAGCGCACTGCTGCTGCTCGTACCGACGGTGCCGATGGCGGTGCTGCTGGAACCCGGGGTGTCCTACGGCACGCTCATGGTGCTCGCCTGCCTCACCGGGGTCGGCGGCGGCAACTTCGCCTCCTCGATGGCGAACATCAACCTGTTCTACCCGTCCCGGCTCAAGGGGCGGGCCCTCGGGCTCAACGCGGGCGGCGGCAACCTGGGCGTACCCGCTGTGCAGTTGGTCGGGCTCGCGGTCCTCGCGACCGCCGGTGCCGCGTACCCCCGGCTGGTCCCGGCGGTCTACCTGCCGCTGATCGTGCTGGCCGCGCTGGCGGCGGCCCGCTGGTTGGACACCGTGCCCGGCGCGCGCAACGAGCCCGGCGCGCTGCGCGAGGCCGCGCGCGATCCGCACACCTGGGTCATGTCCCTGCTGTACGTCGGCACGTTCGGCTCGTTCATCGGGTTCGGCTTCGCCTTCGGTCAGGTGCTGCAACTCCAGTTCGCCGAGCGGTTCCCCACCCCCGTCGACGCGGCCTGGCTGACCTTCCTCGGCCCGCTCGTGGGTTCGCTGATCCGGCCACTGGGCGGGCACCTCGCCGACCGATTGGGCGGCGCCCGGGTGACCTTCTGGAACTTCGTGGCGATGGCGGCCGGCGCCAGCACCGTGCTGTACGCGGCCCGGGAACGCTCCTTCGGGCTCTACCTGACCGGGTTCATCGCCCTCTTCGTGTTCTCCGGCATCGGCAACGGCTCCACCTACAAGATGATCCCGGCGATCTTCCGGGCCCGGGCTGCGGACGCGGTGGTAGCCGGACGCGACCCGGAGGCCGCGGCACGGTGGGCGCGGCGGATGACCGGCTCGCTGATCGGCATCGCCGGTGCCGTCGGCGCCTCCGGTGGGGTGCTCGTCAACATCTCGTTCCGCCAGTCGTTCCTCGGCTCCGGCAACGCCGACGCCGCCTACCTGGTCTT